CTTCCTCCAAATGTAGAAGGTATAGTGTCTATTGTCAGCAAGAAGATATGGATGAGCAATGCTGCATCAAAAGATGGGTTCCTAAGTTGGGAAAACAAACAGAACATAGAGAAGAAAAGGACATTGTTGTCTGACTAAAAGAGAAAAGTGAGCTGATCAAGATTATTGTGGCATATATTTCACCACAAATCTTGTTCCACGCTTAAAATAAAGCATTATGACAGTCAAACTGTTTTGCTACTTTCCTTTTGGCTTCATTATGGTTTCAACAAAATAATGAGACAGCAATGGTAAGCGTGTAAAGGTTCAGCAGGAAGTCTTTGTGCCAGTTCTCATACTTGGATAAAAAAACCAACATGAAGGAAGTGCCTAGGTAACAAACCTGAAGAAATGTACAGCAACGAAGCTTAAACCAAGACCCATCAATACTGCCAGAAAACTACATGTTTTATTCTTTCCAGACAAGTGGAACAGGTCCAATACTCGTCTGGGAGAGAAATGCCATGGTAGGAGGGCAGCGGCTGAAACTAGACCGAAGTACAGAAACTGTGCAAAGTGGGGTGAAACAACATGAGCTTCCTTAGCACCTGCATCACTCAAAGCAAGGGAGTGCTTTTAGCAATTTTCAACCTTTTACAAAACAAACAGCTAAAGCCTTTTTGAATCACTTAAAAGTAGGAGCAAGGAGAGATAAAATTACCTAGTACAATACCACCATTCCAAATTATGAATGCAACAAATGCCATCATGACAACTGCAAATGGCGCAAAGGCAATCAAAACTTCACACTTCGAATTCCATAACTTCAAGCAGATGTCCCGTAATTCCTCTGCAAGACCTGAACATTACTCATGAGTCATAAATTAAATATATGGCATCAAATTATTGCACGTAATATAAAAACCAGAATCTCAGTAGCTGTAAATGCGAATTTCTTAATTAAAGGAGAAGAGCACTCACTGCTGTAGAGGTGACTAGATTCAGAAATAACCAGCTTCTTACTTATGGGACTATTAATTCGCCGCCTTCTCAAACCTTGAGCAGCAGTTTTGTTACCCCTGCCAGACACTACTTTGTTTGACTGATGTGTTGCTTCAATGTTCTCTTGAGAAACATTGTCCTTGGGATACAAATCTTGTATATATGAGATAGCTCCGTTGGCAGCAAAAAATATAATCCATATTACATTTGTCTGACGAAAAAGTATTGAAAAAGCACCAAACTGCAGTACAAACGAAATTCATTTAAGTTG
This portion of the Setaria viridis chromosome 7, Setaria_viridis_v4.0, whole genome shotgun sequence genome encodes:
- the LOC117865864 gene encoding dol-P-Glc:Glc(2)Man(9)GlcNAc(2)-PP-Dol alpha-1,2-glucosyltransferase isoform X4, whose translation is MFRLAETFDVICSTAALRSTNVVMAMVCAVLFHDLLLCIRPGIGERKATIYAILVALYPVHWFFTFLYYTDVASLAAVLAMYLFCLKKQFWISATFGAFSILFRQTNVIWIIFFAANGAISYIQDLYPKDNVSQENIEATHQSNKVVSGRGNKTAAQGLRRRRINSPISKKLVISESSHLYSSLAEELRDICLKLWNSKCEVLIAFAPFAVVMMAFVAFIIWNGGIVLGAKEAHVVSPHFAQFLYFGLVSAAALLPWHFSPRRVLDLFHLSGKNKTCSFLAVLMGLGLSFVAVHFFSIAHPYLLADNRHYTFYIWRKVIQVNWLMKYMLIPLYVYSWFSIINILGKSQTRVWVLSFVLSVMLVLVPAPLVEFRYYTIPFVIMVLHFPVIGNRKLLALGLLYAVADVFTLVMFLFRPFNWEHEPGTQRFMW